Part of the Gadus chalcogrammus isolate NIFS_2021 chromosome 22, NIFS_Gcha_1.0, whole genome shotgun sequence genome is shown below.
AGTTATTCTattctgtgtttttgtggtgGATTGTGATTTGGATTGTAATATAAACATAAACTTACACGAATATATAATCATACATATGCATAcgaagatacatacacacatatccacacatgTTTTCCTCAAATCTTTGTTTGAACTTATAATGTACTGGTACTCTTCACTATGTcttaaatacacaaacacacacacacacacacacacacacacacacacacacacacacacacacacacacacacacacacacacacacacacacacacacacacacacacagagtataaaatactaatttatttatttagtaagTTTTGCCTTCATTAATTGATCATGGGTATGGTTCGGAATACAATTGTGTAAGTACCAATAAACTAATCACAAATACCCGAAACATTTCTTCAAGCTGCTTGGATGACAAAGTCTAGTATGGCACTTCTCAGCTCTAACTTCAAATGTATTAGCTTAGGGAGAAAATGTATAAACATATATTGCTTAATCCTTCAATTATGGTATAGCTATCAGTATAAAATATACACTTGAACTGTTTTAAATGGCACGGAATCACTGTGTAAAAACGATGCTAAATGCATTTAAAAGCTGCTGAGGAACATTGCACGATTTTCACAATAAACCTGCTTCTACAGATAATCATGTGCTTTACAGCGCTATAACTTAAAAGTCAACTGCCACAAATGGCTGGACTTTCACCATTTGGTGGACCTCAAAAGCTACCTTAAAAGGTCAACTGACCGAATTTTGTTCAGCGATTACTTCAGGAAGCATCAAAGaatcaaaataaacacacaatccTTCATCATTTTACACGTAGTTGCAATAGAAAAGGCTGATATGTCCCCAAACGAAACAGTAAATAGCCCAAAGTGAGAACCAGGGGGGCACGTGGTCTGTCAGGGCTCTGAAGTGCTCAATGCATTCATTTCTAACCTGTCTTTAATCTCTTTAAACATCCATTATGCTATTCCTTTTTCATGGTTCAATAACCATTATCAGAacactggacaaaataaatCTATTTACCATTTaggtgtttttgttattttacagTGGCACCCAACAAAAATAGCCTATGCAAATATAGCCCCATATAGTATTtccaaatatttataatatattttatagatCTTTCCTTCAATTTACACATGCACTCGCTGCTCTCTTTCCTTCCACAATGGCCTGCAAAGTCTTCTTCATctcttcaccaccaccatcatcacagtCTGCTGTGCATCACGTCTTCATGTGCAGGCCAACCAATCACTCAGCCTTTGATCGATTGAAttttttcaggtttttctttcaCCTTATCATCATTATTgccgtcgtcatcatcatcattgtcgTCGTCATGGTCACCCCTGGTCCTACTTCCTGGCACCGTTCttgtcctgctgctgctgctgctcctcgaTGGGCAGGGTCGAGCGCACCCTCCGCTTCTCCTTGAAGCGGCCCGACCGCGACACCCTCATGTTCCTGCGGCAAGTCTGTTCGTTGAAGACGGAGTCCATGTGGGAGTCGTCGTAAGTCTCGTCATCGCTGTCCCTGCCAGACTCCTTATTCCCCGGCTGGGTCTGTGACGAGGCCTTGGGACCTCCATGCTTGGAACCCGGAGCCATCTTTGCGTCTTTGACCCCTTTCGGTTTGAAAGGGTCGAAGTCTGGCTCGAGGGTCACATCCATCTGGCCGGGGGTCTTCCGGATCCCCAGGAAGGACTTCCACCATGGTTGTCTCTCTGACATGGTGTCTCAGGAGCCACTGCAGTTAGAGGCTCGAGTCAACTTCGTGGCATTTTAACAAACAACACATTTCCCACATGCCCTGGGATGTAGCTGCACCATCTATAGTCGGCCAATactataaaaacatattttttcttcttgtaTCTATTTTTAATTACTATTCTATCTTGTACACGGTGAACTAACACCGAAGGCTCACTGTTTTCCTGATGACCTCTGTTTTCCTGCGTGTTTTGCAACAGCCATCAATCATTGTCCTCATCACTCCTCACTGCACTTACTGTTGTTGTCTATTAACGTACTTGTTTCTATGAGGTTGTGGCCATTTCTACGGGTATAAACACAAACTCATGTGTTTATGAATCTGTCACAATTGTATGCACCTGTCATCATACGAAAGAAGTTCACGATGTGATTATTgcagtaattatacaaatatGATACACCATGCATAACCAGTGTAACCAAGTTTAGCTTCTCTGTAAAACTGGTTTAATCAGTTGTGAGGACAGAAGGGCAACAAGCAGTGATTCATGGCTCCGATCACTTACCTGACTTGTCGCTTCTGCAAAAGGAGTTGATATCCTATTAAAAACCAAAATTCAATGTGCAAAATGAGCGTTGTCGAAGCCCGACGATTCCATGTGTCAAAACGCAGCAGGCCTACTTCGTTAGTGCAAAATATTGCCTATAACAAACTAAGAAAAAATCCCTAATAGATATAGAATAATAGTTTACATTTTATGCACGGAAAGTCTGATAAGTAGGGCTCTCCCAGATGGTATCAtctaaattaataatctttattcgGTTTCACTTATTCCTTGCGAAGTTTAGGCTTCGTGAATCAGAATTGGCATATATATAAGGACCGTCTTTCCTCGACTAGACCTAAAGGTATCCGCCTCCGAAACTCGCCTCGGGAACACCTGACTACGTCTCTGATTGGAGGAAATCGTGTCATCGTGTGAGCTTGTCTCAGGTGAATCTATTACACAGGTGGGTGGGACTTATGGTAACTTAGCAACGTAACCCATGGGAGCGCGCATCTCTTGTGATACAAGTGTTTTTTCAACAATAGATCTATTGTGTCAATAATGCAACCTACCCAACAAAACCAAAGGACAAGAATGTTTTCAGATTTTTTATAAATTACCCACATTTTCCTTAGCCTACTAATGAATGAATATTTATCTATTTTGGTCACATTAATTGCTAATGAATGCCCATCAGTTCCAACCAAAGCTTGTCCAATCTTTGAAACTCAACTTAGAAGTTTGAAGTTATATGCCCAGTTGTTGTTTGAGAAGAAACTGAGGCAAGAATGAGAAACTGGTCCCTAAAATGTCTGTGTGCAATTGTAGTTGACGTAAGCACACATAacttggggaggggggagctgtCTGGCCTGCCGCCAGTTTCATCAGCTGCTTCGCCCTGCGTTTTATTCGGATATTTGTGCTTCCTGGCCTATGCTGTGTGTTTCGGTCCACTTGTGACCATACATTGTAGTTTTATGGCAACATTCTCTACCTCTTTGACTGTCTGTCATTCAGATTGACACAcaagacagtcagtcagtcagtcagacaaaCAGAGTAACACACAAAGTAAGAGCTTTCTGTGCAGATGGAGTTTCctttctttgtgtttctctcgCCAAAAATAATAATGCTATTTACATTACATACTTACAACTTACAAAAAGTGATGAAATTGCGATATTCATCCAAGTACCTACAGCCCTATCATTACCAGATTAgtcaacctgcacactcagcatACTTTTAAAAGGGCCCCTCAAGGGCCCTTAAGAAACCCAAAGAGTAATCCTGTTGGTGTTTTCCCAAGGTAGAAGCTCTGGGTCATCAGACTTTAATCCATCTTGCTTCTTGGTATCGAGAGGGAATGCCAACCCAAACGGTTACGTGTGACTGTGAACATTTCCGGTGAAACAGAGAGTGATAAGTTGATAAGACGTGCTGTAATCAGATCAGGGAATACCTCGGTGAGGTTTCTCTCTCCTTCGATGTTTGACATCTCTCCATCATACCAAGGAACCGGTTGAATGGATACCTGAGGGAatccctcctccacctaccCCTCTCAACCTTCGGGGTCTCTCCCTTGCTACGCCATCGCACTGGATGGTGCAACTTATGATGAGCctacactaacaaacacactcacccgcacagacacaccgatgcacacacacagacacgatacacagacacacacaaacacacgcgcctGTGCAgacatacaaatatacacacacacaccgatacacagacagacacaaacagacgtgcctgcacagacacataaatacacagacacacacacacacacacacacacacacaaacagacacacacacacaccccaattcATAGACACCACCACgccatgatacacacacacaaacacacacacgcatgcccaaacacacacacacacacagacacacaaacacacacacacacacacacattcagacacataTAAGAACATGAGTATATATCcccagaaatatgtttgtgtctAGGAACATGGAAGTGCACAGGGTTCGGGTTGAACAGGGCTTAAGTTGACAAAATCATGTTTCTGACCGATGCTCAATTTAACACAGGAGGCGAATAGATGCTTCCTATAAATTATCCTCTTTTTTAGCCTACCGTTTTAGCCTACAATCAGCTTTCCTTCTAGAACTAAGACTGAAACAATTTAATTACAGAAGAGCTCTTAGGATTCAATAAAATGCATCCAAGTATTGTCCATTGTCATTTTATTTACTATTATACACAAAAGCTCTTCTTATTTGGAATCCATTAGACAAGCAAAGACATCTGCTGGCTTAAGTCTAACCAGTCCTTATAAAGAATATGTATACCTAAATCATTATGTTAATGCTATTAAAGATTGATTTAAAACAGGCCCTGCCCTGATTAGATCAATCTAAACCTTTCTAGATAACTGGTATTGAATTGAAACTGTTCAGGTCACACCCCTAATGTGTTGCGTTCTCTCATCTAGATAACTTACCTTAACTGAACCAGAAACAAAGACGTGCATACACATGATTGCAAGATCGAGCTCTATAAACATTcaggtgtgtgttttctcttaCTTCCTTTCTGGGAAGGTTTGTTCCAccaaaaacaaagaacaaaactATTTCTACTGAGAGGTCACCTTGAGCCTGAAATACGTTGccaaaagaaacacaaagaatAATGGttaaagtgtttgtgttgtcatTAGCCAATCTAATTATCTAACTAATGAATGTGTAGACTATAATTAGTGCTTGATTATTCATATGTATTGTCATAGGATTATGAATTGTGTTAATCTTTAAGACTTTATATAGAATATCCAACAGAATAATAATTGATTATTAAAATCACTGGCATTATGAATCTTTGTTACTATAAGTTAGTTTGACTCTTAGGGAGGGACCGACACAatcgacacagacacagaaaagaCACATATCACACTGActcatgcaaacatacacaaaatcaCAGGCATGCTCGTTCACACTGCAGGTTTGTCGTCATCATGAACTGTGCATGACGatataaatgacaagggatcaTCATCAACACCTAAATGAGCCATGTGCGTATGATCATAGTTGTCATCGAAAAATCGGCATGTTTAAAAAAAGCCTCTCTTTGTTGTTGTCGGGAGCACTTAACGAATAGTTGAGTCAAGGTGCACCGGCCATGGGAAAGAAAGCCAAGTCGCAGCCAGTTGGACTGGTAGAGTCAGCTGAGAAACAAAAATACCTTGCAGAGGAAGTGAGCGAGCTGCcttagatctctctctctctctctctctctctctctctctctctctctctctctctctctctctctctctctagagctACTCTATCTGAAATTGTCAGATCGAGCTCTGTCACTAGCTCTCTCATTGTGTCTCATTATCGCTAACTCTTCCTTGCtcactctcgctttctctcatagtctctctctctttctctctctctctctctctctctctctctctctctctctctctctctctctctctctctctctctctctctctctctctctctctcgctctctcatcaTGTCTCACTCTGTCCCCTGCCAAATGTATATTTGTCTCTGCcatctttatttctctctttcagtctcttTCAAGTTCTCTCCATGTTGGTCTCCCTTCCTGTTCTTCACAGTCTCTGTTGACCTTCCTCTCACTAGTTATCTCTTCccattatctctatctctctatctcactttcTGACTT
Proteins encoded:
- the LOC130376206 gene encoding proline-rich protein 15-like protein is translated as MSERQPWWKSFLGIRKTPGQMDVTLEPDFDPFKPKGVKDAKMAPGSKHGGPKASSQTQPGNKESGRDSDDETYDDSHMDSVFNEQTCRRNMRVSRSGRFKEKRRVRSTLPIEEQQQQQDKNGARK